In Desulfonatronovibrio magnus, a single genomic region encodes these proteins:
- a CDS encoding ABC transporter ATP-binding protein has translation MSEHKHAVIQVKNLGMGFAGEIIMDNLNFDIYSGEIFVILGGSGSGKSTLLKHMMGLYKPVHGQILINQKDLTRADESEKMNIMQDIGISYQSGALFGSMTLLENVRLPLEEFTDLSLTAMNLVSRIKLFLVGLHGYENHMPSELSGGMQKRAAIARAMALDPSMLFLDEPSAGLDPITSLELDELILQLAHSLNVTFVIVTHELSSIFKVADRMIILDKKRKTIADQGSPEDLRLNSADPWVRSFLNRTMPNDDG, from the coding sequence ATGTCTGAACATAAACATGCTGTTATACAAGTAAAAAATCTCGGTATGGGCTTTGCCGGCGAGATCATCATGGATAACCTCAACTTTGATATTTATTCTGGTGAAATATTTGTAATTCTTGGGGGATCAGGCAGTGGTAAAAGTACTCTGCTTAAGCATATGATGGGATTATACAAGCCAGTACATGGTCAGATACTCATTAACCAGAAGGACTTGACCAGAGCTGATGAATCAGAGAAAATGAACATTATGCAGGATATCGGCATCAGCTACCAAAGCGGGGCTTTGTTCGGTTCCATGACATTGCTGGAAAATGTCCGGCTTCCCTTAGAAGAGTTTACGGATCTTTCTTTAACTGCCATGAACCTTGTGAGCAGGATTAAACTGTTCCTCGTGGGACTTCATGGATATGAAAACCACATGCCTTCTGAACTAAGCGGTGGAATGCAGAAAAGAGCAGCAATTGCAAGAGCCATGGCCCTTGATCCTTCAATGCTTTTTCTGGATGAACCTTCTGCCGGGCTTGATCCCATCACCTCGCTTGAGCTTGATGAGTTGATTCTGCAACTTGCTCACAGCCTGAATGTAACGTTTGTCATTGTCACGCATGAGCTGAGCAGTATTTTCAAAGTGGCCGACAGAATGATCATTCTCGACAAAAAAAGGAAAACTATCGCCGACCAGGGATCTCCTGAAGATCTCAGGCTGAACTCAGCTGATCCCTGGGTGCGCTCTTTTTTGAATAGAACCATGCCCAACGATGATGGCTAA
- a CDS encoding MlaD family protein has translation MRTGPNYYTIGIFVSIGIILIFAALIILGAGALWRVHVVIETYVDESIQGIDIGSQVKMRGVQIGNVQQVSFVNIKYPEAHDAQQRYVLLEISLSLKSFGDITPEEFQQFLAQEVLEGLRIRMLPMGITGSAYIEMDYMDPARHPPLPIDWTPEYPYVPSAPGTFTRLEETFESLSNTMAKLEKLEFQKTLGHLDNLIVNLNDTVSSLNIHDLTEQTALFLQELRESNRRVSALLGPEKTSLQDISIYSMLAETEGLIKDVRKSFDSFAKHETFSPDNFAEIIANVQKASEALPATIQNMHKAADSVRESTAGFNALTRNTYSLMRSQNERIESIMRDMQITSSNLMELSSDAKRYPSFLLFGDKPLESDLK, from the coding sequence ATGCGGACAGGACCCAACTACTATACCATAGGCATTTTTGTCAGCATCGGAATTATCCTGATCTTTGCTGCTTTGATAATACTTGGCGCAGGAGCTTTGTGGCGGGTACATGTTGTTATTGAAACTTATGTTGATGAATCAATACAGGGCATCGATATAGGCTCACAGGTAAAGATGCGCGGTGTTCAAATCGGGAATGTTCAGCAGGTAAGCTTTGTAAACATAAAGTATCCAGAGGCCCATGACGCTCAACAAAGGTATGTACTCCTGGAAATCAGCCTTTCCCTTAAATCTTTTGGTGACATTACACCTGAAGAGTTCCAACAATTCCTGGCGCAAGAAGTTCTGGAAGGTTTGAGGATACGTATGCTACCCATGGGGATTACAGGATCAGCCTATATTGAAATGGATTATATGGATCCTGCCAGACATCCCCCCCTGCCTATAGACTGGACACCTGAATACCCTTATGTGCCCTCAGCGCCCGGCACATTTACCAGACTGGAGGAAACGTTTGAATCTTTAAGTAATACCATGGCCAAATTAGAAAAGTTGGAGTTCCAGAAGACTCTTGGACATTTGGACAACCTGATTGTCAATCTGAATGATACAGTTTCTTCTTTAAACATCCATGATCTTACAGAACAAACTGCACTTTTTCTGCAGGAATTGCGAGAAAGCAACAGAAGGGTTTCCGCCCTGCTGGGTCCGGAAAAAACTTCCCTGCAGGACATCAGCATATATTCCATGCTGGCTGAGACAGAAGGATTAATTAAAGATGTCAGGAAAAGTTTTGATAGTTTTGCAAAACATGAAACTTTTTCTCCTGACAATTTTGCTGAGATTATCGCAAATGTCCAAAAAGCTTCTGAAGCACTTCCGGCCACCATTCAGAACATGCATAAGGCTGCGGACTCAGTCCGTGAGAGTACAGCCGGATTTAATGCCCTGACAAGAAACACGTACTCTCTGATGCGCAGCCAGAACGAAAGAATTGAATCCATTATGAGGGATATGCAGATAACAAGCAGCAACCTCATGGAACTGAGTTCTGATGCCAAAAGATACCCCTCATTCCTGCTATTTGGCGATAAACCATTGGAAAGTGATCTCAAATGA
- a CDS encoding ABC-type transport auxiliary lipoprotein family protein, translated as MKQMNYVLILIISALTILSCAPKKPPIERNHFVLEVPKHETLSTIKIPATLSVRELSVSPGYMGKEIVYRTDGNKIQSDFYNQYFIPPGPMITQSLRTWLSKKQLFNNIISPASHMPADFILEGNIVSIYGDFQDSQNYHAFIQIEFLLLKDLDMDYEIVFNKTYTLRKPIENKSVQSLVNGLNQALGFIFTSLENDLSLQLRHYK; from the coding sequence ATGAAACAAATGAATTATGTTCTTATTTTAATTATTTCGGCCTTGACCATCTTGTCATGCGCACCTAAGAAGCCTCCCATAGAAAGAAACCACTTCGTTCTCGAGGTGCCCAAACATGAGACTCTAAGCACTATAAAGATTCCGGCCACTTTAAGTGTAAGAGAATTGTCAGTGTCTCCAGGTTATATGGGCAAGGAAATTGTTTACCGAACTGATGGGAATAAAATACAAAGCGATTTTTACAATCAGTACTTCATCCCTCCCGGCCCCATGATCACTCAGAGTTTACGTACATGGCTCAGCAAGAAACAGCTGTTCAACAATATAATCAGCCCAGCCAGCCACATGCCTGCTGACTTTATCCTTGAAGGAAACATAGTATCCATTTATGGAGACTTCCAGGACAGTCAAAATTACCATGCTTTCATACAGATAGAATTTTTGCTTTTAAAGGATCTTGACATGGATTATGAAATAGTCTTCAATAAAACATACACTCTCAGAAAACCTATAGAAAACAAAAGCGTCCAAAGTCTTGTCAATGGACTGAACCAGGCTCTTGGGTTTATTTTTACCTCCCTTGAAAACGATCTCTCGCTCCAGCTTAGACATTACAAGTAA
- a CDS encoding aspartate:alanine exchanger family transporter: MEIDIIGLIRDVPELLFFIVLGFGYLIGNIKIRGFELGSTTGVLLAGLFFGHFGFELPANTLEIGFILFIYSVGLQAGPRFFSVFLEDGIKYVMLAMVVSITAVGLAFGISTYMGFSRGVSAGLLSGSLTSTPTLAAAQDAVHSGLARMSETRAADIIIQDIGSAYAITYLFGLIGLLLFIRFIPSLTGVNLPEEAAKLARQKRFSPEDEDGSEHSHSQMLRAYRVQSDEIAEKPLRALKFTTKTGCVIQRVIRKDESFIPGADTVLEKGDRVSVLGPLEGHEKMEKMIGPEVLDRELLSIPIKTYDVVVTHPDAAGRSLGDLHYLARYGSFVVKISRSHVELPVDESTVLEKGDVVRLTGVKDRLEELIKRLGHVERNIIQTDLLTFAFGIAAGLFIGKITFKVGALSIGLGTAGGLLITGILIGFLRSVHPTFGRVPPAARWLFMELGLLFFMAGIGLKAGQGIVEAVMTVGPVLFLSGIVVTTLPVIVGFVFGKYILKFNTAILLGAITGAMTSTPALNTVIRAANSPIPSLGYAGTYAFANVFLALAGTIIMML, encoded by the coding sequence ATGGAAATAGATATTATTGGACTCATAAGAGATGTCCCGGAACTATTGTTTTTTATAGTCCTTGGATTCGGCTATCTCATTGGCAATATCAAAATCAGGGGATTTGAACTTGGCTCCACAACTGGAGTGCTTCTGGCAGGCCTTTTTTTTGGACACTTTGGCTTTGAACTTCCGGCCAACACTCTGGAAATTGGTTTTATCCTGTTTATTTACTCTGTGGGTTTACAAGCCGGTCCAAGATTTTTCAGTGTTTTTCTTGAAGATGGAATCAAGTACGTTATGCTTGCCATGGTTGTGAGTATTACAGCTGTTGGTCTGGCTTTTGGAATTTCAACATATATGGGTTTTTCAAGGGGTGTCAGTGCTGGCCTTCTGTCCGGATCGCTGACCAGCACTCCTACCCTGGCAGCTGCCCAGGATGCAGTGCACAGCGGGCTGGCCCGAATGTCCGAAACCAGGGCAGCGGACATTATAATTCAGGATATAGGTTCAGCTTACGCCATCACTTATCTTTTCGGTCTTATAGGGCTGCTTTTATTCATAAGATTTATCCCTTCTCTGACTGGAGTCAATCTGCCTGAAGAAGCTGCAAAGCTGGCCAGACAAAAAAGATTTTCCCCTGAAGATGAGGATGGTTCTGAACATTCGCATTCTCAGATGCTTCGAGCCTACAGGGTTCAATCCGATGAAATTGCTGAAAAACCTTTACGCGCGCTTAAATTTACCACCAAAACCGGGTGTGTCATTCAAAGAGTTATCCGCAAAGACGAAAGCTTTATACCTGGTGCTGATACGGTTTTGGAAAAAGGAGACCGGGTTTCAGTTTTAGGTCCTCTTGAGGGACATGAAAAAATGGAAAAAATGATTGGACCTGAAGTGCTTGACAGAGAACTGCTCAGTATTCCCATCAAAACTTATGATGTAGTGGTAACCCATCCTGATGCAGCTGGTAGAAGCCTTGGCGACCTGCATTATCTTGCCAGGTACGGCAGCTTTGTAGTTAAAATCAGCCGATCCCACGTTGAACTGCCTGTAGATGAATCAACAGTGCTGGAAAAAGGTGATGTAGTCAGGCTAACCGGGGTCAAGGACAGGCTTGAAGAGCTTATAAAGAGACTTGGCCATGTGGAGAGAAATATCATTCAGACTGACCTTCTGACCTTTGCCTTTGGCATTGCAGCCGGCCTTTTTATTGGAAAAATTACATTTAAGGTTGGAGCTCTTTCTATCGGCCTTGGAACTGCAGGCGGGTTGCTCATCACTGGGATACTTATCGGGTTTCTGCGCTCTGTTCATCCAACATTTGGTAGAGTTCCTCCTGCTGCCAGATGGCTTTTTATGGAACTCGGACTTTTATTTTTTATGGCTGGAATAGGACTTAAGGCTGGCCAGGGCATTGTTGAGGCAGTCATGACAGTGGGGCCGGTTTTGTTTCTAAGCGGCATTGTGGTTACTACCCTGCCAGTTATTGTAGGATTTGTGTTTGGAAAATATATTCTTAAATTCAATACAGCAATTCTTCTCGGTGCCATCACTGGAGCCATGACCAGCACTCCTGCTCTTAATACTGTAATCAGAGCCGCCAACAGCCCCATTCCCTCACTTGGCTATGCCGGCACTTACGCATTTGCCAATGTTTTTCTGGCTTTAGCCGGAACTATAATCATGATGCTTTAA
- a CDS encoding carbon-nitrogen hydrolase family protein, translated as MNNISEHKLYLRSLRLKDYEQVQTIMQKVYKNVDAPWSREQIEGMINRFPEGQICIVDKGRTVAVALTLMIDYAEYGDKHTYLQVVGDGTLKNHDPDGDYLYGIEIFVDPDYQGMRLGRRLYDARKELCEQLNLRGIIVGGRIPGYRQYSDDISPQEYINRVKRKEIYDRVLSFQLSNDFHIKKLLKNYYPVDHQSEGNAVLLEWNNIYYEAKTRLFGGRKTVVRLGTVQWQMRRFDSFEEFLQQVEFFVDTVSDYEADIVLFPELFNAPLIAQFEDLSPPEAMRKLAGYTNEMREKILEMALAYNINIVTGSVPEYRENRLYNVSFLCRRDGTWDAQYKLHITPDENSSWGLSGGTKLKVFHTDIGRIGILICYDIEYPELARLLAEKGVNIILVPFWTDTKNAYLRVRRCAQARAIENECYVVISGSVGNIPKVETMGIQYSQASVFTPSDFAFPHDAIAAETTPNTETTLITDVDLDLLKELRRQGSVQNLHSRRKDLYKLRWVGE; from the coding sequence ATGAACAACATTTCAGAACATAAACTTTACCTGCGCAGCCTGCGCCTTAAAGACTATGAACAGGTGCAGACCATCATGCAAAAAGTTTACAAAAACGTAGATGCTCCCTGGAGCAGGGAGCAGATTGAAGGTATGATCAACCGCTTCCCTGAGGGACAGATATGTATTGTGGATAAAGGCAGAACAGTAGCTGTAGCACTTACACTTATGATTGATTATGCTGAATATGGAGACAAGCACACTTACCTGCAGGTAGTCGGCGACGGCACTTTAAAAAACCATGATCCTGATGGCGACTACCTCTACGGTATTGAGATATTTGTAGACCCTGACTATCAGGGCATGAGACTGGGAAGAAGACTTTATGATGCCCGCAAAGAACTCTGTGAGCAACTGAATTTAAGAGGCATAATTGTTGGCGGCCGCATTCCTGGCTATCGGCAATATTCAGACGATATATCCCCTCAGGAATACATTAACAGGGTCAAACGCAAGGAAATTTATGATCGTGTGCTGTCGTTCCAGCTTTCCAATGATTTCCACATCAAAAAACTGCTTAAAAACTACTATCCTGTAGACCATCAATCCGAGGGCAACGCAGTTCTCTTAGAATGGAACAACATCTATTATGAGGCCAAGACCAGGCTTTTTGGAGGCAGAAAGACCGTTGTTCGGCTGGGTACTGTCCAGTGGCAGATGCGCAGATTTGATTCTTTTGAAGAATTTCTGCAGCAGGTTGAATTTTTTGTAGATACAGTTTCTGACTACGAAGCTGATATTGTTCTTTTTCCTGAGTTGTTCAATGCACCTCTCATTGCCCAGTTTGAGGATTTAAGCCCGCCCGAAGCCATGCGCAAACTCGCTGGATATACAAATGAAATGCGCGAAAAAATATTAGAAATGGCACTGGCTTATAACATCAACATAGTCACCGGCTCTGTACCAGAGTACAGGGAAAACAGATTGTACAATGTATCTTTTCTGTGTCGCAGGGACGGAACGTGGGATGCACAGTACAAGCTGCACATCACTCCGGATGAAAACAGTTCATGGGGGTTATCCGGCGGTACAAAACTCAAAGTTTTTCATACAGATATTGGACGGATAGGAATTCTCATATGCTATGATATCGAGTACCCGGAACTGGCCAGGCTGCTTGCAGAGAAAGGCGTTAACATTATCCTGGTACCTTTCTGGACTGATACCAAAAATGCATATCTGAGAGTCCGGCGCTGTGCCCAGGCCAGGGCCATAGAAAATGAATGCTATGTTGTTATCTCCGGAAGTGTAGGCAATATACCCAAAGTCGAAACTATGGGCATTCAGTATTCTCAGGCCTCAGTCTTCACTCCATCTGACTTTGCATTCCCCCATGACGCCATTGCTGCAGAAACTACGCCTAACACAGAAACCACGCTTATCACTGATGTAGACTTGGATCTTCTTAAGGAGCTGCGTCGTCAGGGAAGCGTTCAGAATTTGCACAGCAGACGTAAAGATCTATATAAATTACGATGGGTTGGAGAGTAG
- a CDS encoding response regulator, giving the protein MTDQYDVLVVEDSPTQAMQLKRLLQRHGYSVRLAGNGVHALREISCARPDIIISDIAMPEMDGCELSRCIKDNPDLMDIPIMLVTILSDPHDVIRALQSGADNYLAKPYDEVVLIARLKNMIRNHNLRENDSKETTNINIFFDGKEHKITANRFQVVDMLISTFESAIQQNHKLVTQEAELRKAKNEAEAANQAKSEFLANMSHEIRTPMNGIIGMTELLIDTPLTKDQLRFARTIQSSGEALLSLLNDILDVSKIESGKLELENIEFDLQELLDDFTTTIAFRAHEKGLDFMYILEPEVPILLKGDPARLTQILTNLCSNAVKFTYEGEVLIRITIDAYDADEVSLRFSVQDTGIGIPENKHKLLFDKFSQVDASITRKYGGTGLGLAICKQLAEMMKGVIGFKSVEGQGSEFWFTAKFTLQEDCSENEDKQGKAYEGRSILVVDDSASTRKMISSVLSSMGIEVKEAECVNSAVDMLRSRPGPKVFDAIIIDMQMPCMDSYEMVRVINDSKDFQGISLVAMTKMSSKCNTGKFKDMGFAGYLSKPVRRDDLDDMLLKLFSHQSKSKDGSIKMSAPKELSTSCPAGLAGNILLVEDNIVNQMVASGILKKLGLTCDVAQNGAQALSMVREKHYDLILMDVQMPVMDGLEATRKIREQESLSNESDAQPSNMSNDDKPRCIPIIAMTAGAMQDDREKCLEAGMNDYLSKPVSPAELYGILKNWI; this is encoded by the coding sequence ATGACTGATCAATATGATGTGCTTGTTGTAGAAGACAGTCCGACTCAGGCCATGCAGCTCAAAAGACTTTTGCAAAGGCATGGCTACAGTGTTCGCCTTGCAGGCAATGGAGTGCACGCTTTGCGTGAAATCTCGTGTGCAAGGCCGGATATAATCATCAGCGATATAGCCATGCCGGAAATGGATGGCTGTGAATTGAGCCGCTGTATAAAGGATAATCCTGATTTAATGGATATTCCAATTATGCTGGTCACCATCCTGTCTGACCCGCATGATGTAATTAGAGCCTTGCAGTCAGGTGCTGACAACTATCTGGCCAAGCCGTATGATGAAGTTGTTTTGATTGCACGACTTAAGAATATGATTCGCAACCATAACTTAAGAGAAAATGATTCTAAAGAAACTACAAACATAAATATTTTTTTCGACGGCAAAGAACACAAGATTACTGCCAATCGCTTTCAGGTAGTTGATATGCTTATCTCAACTTTTGAATCTGCTATTCAACAGAACCATAAGCTGGTCACCCAGGAGGCTGAGCTCAGAAAGGCAAAAAATGAGGCTGAAGCTGCCAACCAGGCCAAAAGTGAGTTTCTGGCCAATATGAGTCATGAAATCAGAACGCCCATGAATGGCATCATCGGCATGACCGAGTTGTTGATTGATACCCCGCTAACCAAGGATCAGCTCAGGTTTGCCAGAACAATCCAGTCAAGCGGGGAGGCCCTGTTAAGCCTGCTTAACGATATTCTGGACGTATCCAAGATTGAATCGGGCAAGCTTGAACTGGAGAATATTGAGTTTGACCTGCAAGAACTGCTGGATGACTTTACTACCACTATAGCCTTCCGGGCTCATGAAAAAGGGCTGGACTTCATGTATATCCTGGAGCCGGAAGTTCCAATTCTGCTCAAAGGAGATCCGGCAAGACTGACTCAAATTCTGACCAATCTCTGCAGCAATGCGGTTAAGTTTACCTATGAAGGCGAGGTGCTTATCAGGATAACCATTGATGCTTATGATGCTGATGAGGTCAGTTTGCGCTTCAGTGTTCAAGACACAGGAATCGGTATTCCTGAGAACAAACATAAATTGCTGTTTGATAAATTCAGCCAGGTGGATGCCTCCATTACCAGAAAGTATGGTGGAACAGGGCTGGGTCTGGCTATATGCAAACAGCTCGCAGAGATGATGAAAGGAGTCATTGGGTTTAAGAGTGTTGAAGGTCAGGGCAGTGAGTTCTGGTTTACTGCAAAATTTACGCTCCAGGAAGACTGCTCAGAAAATGAAGATAAGCAGGGAAAAGCCTATGAGGGGCGAAGCATACTTGTAGTTGATGACAGTGCTTCCACTCGTAAAATGATTTCTTCAGTCCTTTCTTCCATGGGCATTGAAGTCAAGGAGGCTGAATGTGTGAACAGTGCTGTTGATATGCTGCGCTCCCGCCCAGGACCAAAGGTATTTGATGCAATAATAATTGATATGCAGATGCCATGTATGGACAGTTATGAAATGGTGCGCGTCATTAATGACAGCAAGGATTTTCAGGGTATTTCTCTTGTAGCAATGACAAAAATGAGCAGTAAGTGTAATACAGGCAAGTTTAAGGATATGGGTTTTGCCGGCTATTTGTCCAAACCTGTGCGACGTGACGACCTTGATGATATGCTGCTGAAGCTTTTTTCCCATCAGTCAAAATCTAAAGATGGGTCAATTAAAATGAGTGCACCAAAAGAATTATCCACCTCCTGTCCTGCAGGACTTGCGGGAAATATTCTCCTGGTGGAAGACAATATTGTAAACCAGATGGTGGCTTCAGGTATCTTGAAAAAGCTTGGTTTGACCTGTGATGTGGCCCAGAATGGAGCCCAGGCTTTGTCCATGGTGCGTGAAAAACACTATGATCTCATATTGATGGACGTACAAATGCCGGTCATGGACGGCTTGGAAGCAACGAGAAAGATTCGTGAACAGGAAAGCCTAAGCAATGAGAGTGATGCACAACCATCAAATATGTCAAATGATGATAAGCCACGCTGCATACCCATTATTGCCATGACCGCCGGAGCAATGCAGGATGACAGGGAAAAATGTTTAGAAGCGGGCATGAATGATTATCTGTCTAAACCAGTCAGTCCAGCCGAGCTTTATGGTATTTTAAAAAACTGGATTTAA
- a CDS encoding response regulator: MTINADILIVEDSLTQAMRLQHLLKKQGYQARVAGNGAKGLTMVQDSKPALIITDVMMPEMDGFEMCKAIKSNSEFHDIPVMILSSLSDPGDIIRGLESGADNFLTKPYEEDHLLRRIHHILTNVEMRKESVPQFALEVYFAGQRHKLTTDRFQIIDLLLSTFEAAVIQSTQLEKANMNYHQALEDIKQVQSEFRIILENVSDGVIITDTSGDVRYINPSAEDIFQVKLNDEQMDLPAFPEIPRNESIVSTMTRKDGRQLVLQVHDVMTNWAGEQMRMIVCKDITRITELETMVDH; this comes from the coding sequence ATGACTATTAATGCAGATATACTTATTGTTGAGGACAGTCTGACCCAGGCCATGCGTTTGCAGCACCTGCTTAAAAAACAGGGATACCAGGCCAGGGTGGCCGGTAATGGTGCTAAAGGTCTTACTATGGTGCAAGACTCAAAGCCTGCCTTGATAATTACTGATGTCATGATGCCGGAAATGGATGGTTTTGAGATGTGTAAAGCCATTAAAAGCAATAGTGAGTTTCATGATATTCCTGTTATGATTTTAAGTTCCCTGTCTGATCCAGGGGATATTATCAGAGGACTTGAATCCGGGGCAGATAATTTTCTGACCAAGCCTTATGAAGAAGATCATTTATTGCGCAGAATCCATCACATATTGACCAATGTAGAAATGCGCAAGGAGAGTGTGCCGCAATTTGCTCTGGAAGTATATTTTGCCGGTCAACGCCACAAATTGACTACCGACAGGTTTCAGATAATTGACCTTCTTCTTTCCACTTTTGAGGCCGCAGTTATTCAGAGTACCCAGCTTGAAAAGGCCAACATGAATTATCATCAGGCACTGGAAGATATCAAGCAGGTGCAGTCTGAGTTCAGGATTATTCTTGAAAATGTGAGTGATGGTGTAATTATTACTGACACATCAGGTGATGTCAGGTACATTAATCCTTCGGCTGAAGATATTTTTCAGGTGAAGCTTAATGATGAACAGATGGATTTACCGGCATTTCCCGAGATACCCAGGAATGAATCAATCGTCAGTACCATGACTCGCAAGGATGGAAGACAGCTGGTCCTGCAAGTGCACGATGTGATGACTAACTGGGCTGGTGAACAAATGCGGATGATTGTGTGCAAGGATATAACTCGCATCACTGAACTCGAAACAATGGTTGATCATTGA
- the cheB gene encoding chemotaxis-specific protein-glutamate methyltransferase CheB has protein sequence MINVLIVDDSSSVRNYLAYVLGSDPQLRVVGQAKNGNEALQFINRQMPDVVTMDINMPVMDGLETTRKIMETTPVPIVIISANWEPENVALTFRAVEAGAISLLTKPTGIGTPQARQWEVETVATIKQAAMAKVRRLRSKKGMSLIRHEKKISFKSEHNSGEYGVVVIGASTGGPPVIKNMLSSLPADFPVPIMLVQHISRGFTSGFAQWLDSQSQLKVFVASHSQRIRQGCVYVAPEGFHMSVRDGGYVTLSDDPPEYSVRPAVSYLFKSAAQVYKNRSVGVLLTGMGSDGAAELKLIRNAGGVTFAQDKASSVVHGMPGKAVQLDSADYVLPPDQIIIRIMDIVIKGIKNW, from the coding sequence TTGATAAATGTCCTGATCGTGGATGATTCATCTTCTGTGCGCAACTACCTTGCCTATGTATTAGGCTCTGATCCTCAATTAAGGGTTGTGGGACAAGCAAAAAACGGCAATGAAGCCTTGCAGTTCATCAACAGGCAAATGCCTGATGTAGTTACAATGGACATTAATATGCCGGTTATGGATGGGCTGGAGACCACCAGGAAAATTATGGAAACTACCCCGGTACCCATTGTAATTATTAGCGCCAATTGGGAGCCGGAAAATGTGGCTTTAACATTCAGGGCTGTTGAGGCTGGGGCAATATCTTTACTTACAAAACCCACAGGTATAGGCACCCCTCAGGCCAGACAATGGGAAGTGGAAACTGTTGCCACCATTAAACAGGCTGCCATGGCCAAGGTTCGCAGATTGCGATCCAAAAAAGGCATGTCTTTGATCAGGCATGAAAAAAAAATCAGTTTCAAGTCCGAACATAATTCAGGTGAATACGGGGTTGTGGTCATAGGTGCTTCCACTGGTGGACCTCCTGTCATAAAAAATATGCTAAGCAGCCTGCCAGCTGATTTTCCCGTACCCATAATGCTGGTTCAACATATTTCCAGGGGTTTTACCAGTGGTTTTGCCCAGTGGCTTGACAGTCAGTCCCAGCTGAAGGTGTTTGTTGCAAGTCATAGTCAGAGAATCAGACAAGGGTGTGTTTATGTTGCTCCTGAAGGCTTTCACATGTCTGTGCGGGATGGGGGATATGTAACCCTTTCAGACGATCCTCCTGAGTACTCTGTTCGTCCTGCGGTTTCGTATCTTTTTAAATCTGCAGCTCAGGTTTATAAAAACCGTAGCGTAGGTGTACTGCTTACAGGAATGGGCTCAGATGGAGCAGCTGAGCTTAAGCTTATAAGAAATGCCGGAGGTGTTACTTTTGCTCAGGATAAAGCCAGCAGCGTGGTTCATGGCATGCCTGGCAAGGCTGTGCAGCTTGACTCAGCTGATTATGTACTGCCTCCAGACCAGATCATAATTAGAATTATGGATATTGTGATCAAGGGTATTAAAAACTGGTAG